A window of the Coprobacter fastidiosus genome harbors these coding sequences:
- a CDS encoding glycoside hydrolase family 2 produces MKQNSFRTSLFILLCFLLFSGTISQAAEWEMKKGPMMTKWSETIDPNNVLPEYPRPQMVRSDWMNLNGVWDLRKGVIDEAYSADFDYDKKILVPFPLESAISGVMEKSDEQCYWYRRTVVIPESMKGKNILLHFGAVDWKTVVYVNGTQVGTHTGGYDPFYFDITSALKGSGEQEIAVYIYDNTGMEGQPTGKQSRNPSICWYTAVSGIWQTVWLEPVNPVHIASFTMEPNLDKKWLSLMINPSESEGVTVNAKIKDKDGNVVSTIEGGNPGGIIRMTIDGEVHPWSVEDPYLYDLEISLVKNGKETDAVKSYCGIRKIEVKKVGDIPRIFLNDKQIFQMGPLDQGWWPDGLYTAPSDEALLFDIRTMKDLGFNMVRKHIKTEPARWYYHCDKEGILVWQDLPSPNLPKGHEDFAKANFESESKSIIDALKNHPSIVQWIVFNEGWGQFDTERMTNVVDSKVNSLNPARFGKTTLICCASGWTDAEVGNIIDTHSYPDPSCPSNANRAAVCGEYGGITLKVPGHIWPGGDFQYTTVETGRDFTAFFNGLCDKIKDFYYQGLNAAVYTQISDVEIEKNGILTYDRRVLKPYSPYGELKAKIEECVNMPQNKVIIKPILSTAKDHKYTWRYNTTTDVPRRWFAKEFDDRAWAKGVAAFGAGLPEHSADLVSTEWKTSQIYMRRWFYLGDITPEMIDKLRFVLFHDDDIEIYINGVWAATRTGCVFNYVPKDISEEAKNALKPNSWNLIAVGGKQGGGQQIMDVGISAFVTEDFEYTENYDELENPEYSDIPTPGIVITPRFEKILQPVPAEPAQSGNGNETAVGEFYHTSDRSNVAWGDFDNDGKLELVYSGNNDHLSSSKQGAALLYKYAGNDEFERKDSPFDICYYACPVWFDYNNDGLLDLFVPGLKNKDYENDLNDVAAFLYENKGKGSDGNYVFEEVNVADKSGNRMGIYPIYNDTDGGRSRQWVSVGDYDKDGYLDIVVTGRDDYEDADGMLAEDGNVLVHHDRRAVYLYKNDKGKRFIRQETPLNGTDPFLGLARGSVYFADMDNDGWLDIVSSGYGPNEGNLHVYWNNGDGTFSETGQHFYGSYDSSCALGDLNADGYMDIVVTGYSRNKGGNAKSFFVYKNCGNRSFEMLNDAFCGFEGVDGATPSLGDVNHDGLPDILVGGHGAEHEITTWLYLNKGDFYFESYGAYYDDPFGKLGSFDRISHGNNHLVDYDNDGYLDAWNMGWAQTSVCSKSCAAQLWKNNSGSKDIDSNAAPSAPKNLRYSYDKNTRMVTFTWDAATDDVTPASALQYNLYLRKAGSSEYFMTVPADPATGFIKVAEISGQIMTTSYSMYVPDENVDYEWGVQAIDNGKRGGKFAKADFNPTTTGLKKKEVSDVNVYVSDGKVCYNVGEKNAILKVTDAAASLISVVSVRGKGVLENLNKGIYFISVIADKAIKVFKIIL; encoded by the coding sequence ATGAAGCAGAATTCTTTTCGAACGAGCTTATTTATTTTACTTTGTTTCTTGTTGTTTTCGGGGACAATTTCTCAGGCAGCGGAGTGGGAGATGAAAAAAGGTCCCATGATGACTAAGTGGTCTGAAACGATAGACCCGAATAATGTTTTGCCCGAGTATCCGAGGCCGCAAATGGTTCGGTCGGATTGGATGAATCTGAATGGAGTGTGGGATCTCAGGAAAGGTGTAATTGACGAGGCCTATTCGGCAGATTTCGATTATGATAAAAAGATATTGGTGCCGTTTCCTTTGGAATCGGCTATATCGGGAGTTATGGAGAAAAGCGACGAACAATGTTATTGGTATAGAAGAACTGTCGTGATTCCCGAATCGATGAAAGGAAAAAACATATTGCTCCATTTCGGTGCTGTCGATTGGAAAACAGTCGTTTATGTAAACGGAACTCAGGTAGGTACGCATACCGGAGGTTATGATCCTTTTTATTTTGATATTACTTCTGCCTTAAAAGGTAGCGGAGAGCAGGAGATTGCTGTATATATTTATGATAATACGGGTATGGAAGGACAGCCGACAGGGAAACAATCCAGAAATCCTTCTATATGCTGGTACACGGCAGTGAGCGGTATTTGGCAGACTGTATGGTTAGAGCCGGTGAATCCGGTGCATATAGCGTCGTTTACAATGGAGCCTAATTTAGATAAAAAGTGGTTGTCGCTCATGATAAATCCGAGCGAGTCCGAGGGGGTTACTGTCAATGCGAAAATAAAAGATAAAGATGGAAATGTCGTTTCGACAATAGAAGGTGGAAATCCTGGCGGCATTATCCGTATGACGATCGATGGGGAGGTACATCCGTGGTCGGTAGAAGATCCTTATTTATATGATCTTGAAATTTCTCTGGTAAAGAACGGGAAAGAAACGGATGCTGTGAAAAGTTATTGCGGAATCCGTAAGATCGAGGTTAAAAAAGTCGGAGATATTCCTCGTATATTCTTGAATGATAAGCAGATTTTTCAGATGGGACCGCTTGATCAAGGATGGTGGCCTGACGGATTATATACTGCACCCAGTGATGAGGCATTATTATTCGATATCCGCACGATGAAAGACTTGGGTTTCAATATGGTGCGTAAACATATCAAGACCGAGCCAGCTCGTTGGTATTATCATTGCGATAAAGAGGGAATTTTGGTTTGGCAGGACTTGCCGAGTCCGAATCTGCCCAAAGGTCATGAAGATTTTGCAAAAGCAAATTTTGAATCTGAATCAAAATCTATTATAGATGCTTTGAAAAATCATCCCAGCATTGTTCAGTGGATCGTTTTTAATGAAGGTTGGGGACAATTCGATACGGAGCGTATGACTAATGTGGTAGATTCTAAAGTGAACTCATTGAATCCGGCACGCTTTGGAAAAACTACTTTGATCTGTTGTGCAAGTGGGTGGACTGATGCCGAAGTCGGTAATATTATCGATACGCACAGTTATCCCGATCCTTCTTGTCCTTCTAATGCAAATCGGGCTGCGGTTTGCGGAGAATATGGCGGAATAACGTTGAAAGTGCCGGGACATATTTGGCCGGGAGGTGATTTTCAATATACTACGGTAGAGACAGGTCGGGATTTCACAGCATTTTTTAATGGCTTATGCGATAAAATAAAGGATTTTTATTACCAAGGATTGAATGCAGCGGTATATACCCAAATTTCGGATGTTGAAATCGAGAAAAACGGAATATTAACTTATGACCGTCGTGTTTTGAAGCCATACTCTCCTTATGGAGAATTGAAAGCGAAAATCGAGGAGTGTGTAAATATGCCTCAAAATAAGGTGATTATTAAGCCGATACTTTCTACGGCAAAAGATCATAAATATACATGGCGTTACAATACGACGACCGATGTTCCCCGCCGTTGGTTTGCCAAGGAATTTGATGATCGGGCTTGGGCAAAAGGTGTGGCAGCTTTTGGTGCCGGACTACCTGAACATTCTGCTGATCTTGTTTCTACAGAGTGGAAAACGAGTCAGATTTATATGCGACGTTGGTTCTATTTGGGAGATATTACTCCGGAAATGATCGATAAGTTGCGGTTTGTTTTATTCCATGACGATGATATAGAAATTTATATTAACGGGGTATGGGCTGCGACCAGAACCGGATGTGTCTTTAATTATGTACCGAAAGATATTTCGGAAGAAGCTAAGAATGCATTGAAACCGAATAGTTGGAATTTGATCGCTGTCGGTGGAAAACAGGGCGGTGGCCAGCAGATTATGGATGTCGGTATCTCAGCTTTTGTGACCGAGGATTTTGAGTATACCGAGAATTATGATGAACTGGAAAATCCCGAATATTCGGATATCCCTACTCCGGGAATAGTGATAACTCCGAGATTTGAAAAAATACTTCAACCTGTTCCTGCAGAACCGGCACAGTCGGGAAATGGAAACGAAACAGCAGTAGGAGAATTCTATCATACATCGGATCGTTCGAATGTAGCTTGGGGAGACTTTGATAATGATGGGAAATTGGAACTTGTATATTCGGGAAATAACGACCACCTCTCTTCTTCGAAACAAGGTGCTGCATTATTGTATAAATATGCCGGGAATGATGAGTTTGAACGAAAAGATAGCCCTTTTGATATTTGTTATTATGCTTGTCCGGTATGGTTTGATTATAATAATGACGGATTGCTGGATCTTTTTGTTCCCGGTTTGAAGAATAAAGATTATGAAAATGATCTAAACGATGTAGCAGCCTTTTTATATGAGAATAAAGGTAAAGGATCGGATGGAAACTATGTTTTTGAAGAGGTGAATGTTGCCGATAAATCGGGAAACCGTATGGGGATTTATCCTATCTATAATGATACCGATGGGGGGCGTTCTCGTCAATGGGTTTCGGTAGGTGATTATGATAAAGACGGTTACTTGGATATTGTTGTCACCGGAAGGGATGATTATGAAGATGCAGATGGCATGTTGGCGGAAGATGGAAATGTTCTGGTACATCACGACCGTCGCGCCGTATATTTGTATAAGAATGATAAAGGTAAACGTTTTATCCGGCAGGAAACTCCGCTTAACGGAACTGATCCGTTCTTAGGATTGGCGAGAGGGTCTGTTTACTTTGCCGATATGGATAATGACGGTTGGTTAGATATCGTGTCATCGGGATACGGTCCGAATGAGGGGAATTTGCATGTTTATTGGAATAATGGCGACGGCACTTTCAGTGAAACCGGACAACATTTTTACGGATCGTATGATTCTTCTTGCGCTTTGGGCGATTTGAATGCAGACGGATATATGGATATTGTCGTTACAGGTTATTCCCGAAATAAAGGTGGGAATGCTAAATCGTTCTTCGTCTATAAAAATTGCGGAAATCGTAGTTTTGAAATGTTGAATGATGCTTTCTGCGGTTTTGAAGGTGTAGATGGTGCAACTCCTTCGCTGGGTGATGTTAATCATGACGGACTGCCGGATATTTTAGTCGGAGGACATGGGGCAGAACATGAGATTACGACTTGGTTATATTTGAATAAAGGCGATTTTTATTTTGAGTCTTACGGGGCTTATTATGATGATCCTTTCGGCAAATTAGGATCTTTTGACAGAATCAGTCATGGAAATAATCATTTGGTAGATTATGATAATGACGGTTATCTGGATGCTTGGAATATGGGATGGGCACAAACATCGGTATGTTCGAAATCTTGTGCTGCACAATTGTGGAAAAATAATTCGGGCAGTAAGGATATTGATTCTAATGCGGCTCCGTCAGCTCCGAAGAATTTGAGATATTCTTATGATAAGAATACACGGATGGTAACCTTTACATGGGATGCTGCCACAGATGACGTGACTCCGGCATCGGCATTACAATATAATTTGTATTTGAGAAAGGCCGGTTCATCGGAATATTTTATGACAGTTCCGGCTGATCCGGCTACCGGATTTATTAAGGTGGCAGAAATTTCAGGTCAGATAATGACAACTTCTTATTCTATGTATGTTCCTGATGAGAATGTCGATTATGAGTGGGGGGTACAGGCTATCGATAATGGAAAAAGAGGCGGAAAGTTCGCTAAGGCGGATTTTAATCCTACGACGACCGGTTTAAAAAAAAAAGAGGTTTCAGACGTTAACGTCTATGTTTCCGACGGAAAAGTCTGTTATAATGTAGGAGAAAAGAATGCTATTCTGAAAGTTACCGATGCAGCGGCATCTCTTATTTCTGTTGTTTCGGTAAGGGGGAAAGGTGTTCTTGAGAATTTGAACAAAGGAATTTATTTTATTTCTGTAATAGCGGATAAAGCTATTAAGGTGTTTAAAATAATTTTGTGA
- a CDS encoding glycoside hydrolase family 3 C-terminal domain-containing protein has protein sequence MQKIKKCMGMIALLLQISSFTMAQVSYPFRDTTLSHHERIKDLLSRLNVSEKISLLRATSPAIPRLGIDKYYHGNEALHGVVRPGKFTVFPQAIGLASMWNPDFLQEVSTAISDEARGRWNELNQGKDQTAGASDLLTFWSPTVNMARDPRWGRTPETYGEDPFLTGTLGTAFVRGLQGNDPKYIKVVSTPKHFAANNEEHNRASGNAVISERDLREYYFPAFEKCIKEGQAQSVMSAYNAVNGIPCTLNKWLLTDVLRDDWGFDGYVVSDCSAPEYIVSQHHYVDTYEEAASLCIKAGLDLECGDNVYITPLLNAYNRGMVTMSEIDSAAYRVLRGRMRLGLFDDPNENPYNKISPSIVGCEKHRELALEAARQSLVLLKNDKDMLPIQTDNIKSIAVVGINAANCEFGDYSGTPVNTPISVLEGIKARIGDQVEVKYAPWVSPALEYTLIGKSAFPNGLKVEYFGNANLSGTPNTRIEDYLLFDPKNRPPDPLVPGSPMSIRWTGELIAPATGQYTFAFTSDDGCRLYLNGEKLIDSWRVRSEETDYVTVSLEKGKTYELKAEYFDNGGEAIAKLAWKTPVSKAFEYNLIGKSAFPDGLTVEYFNNMDLSGTPNTDTEESIFFDPKNQPSDPLIPRGKMSIRWTGNLVAPETGRHTFAFTSDDGCRLYLDGKKLIDSWKIRAEETDYASVYLEKGKTYKLVAEYFDNDGEAIAKLAWRTPSTDSESLLDAYGDAGEIIRGSDLTIAVLGIDRTIEREGQDRSTIELPEDQQIFIEEAYKANPNTVVVLVAGSSLAINWIDQNIPAVLDAWYPGEQGGTAVAEALFGDYNPGGRLPLTFYNSLSDLPAFDDYNVRNNRTYMYFEGKPLYPFGYGLSYTDFAYRGLDVTQDEENVTVKFFVSNTGNYDGDEVAQVYIQFPDQGTTLPLKQLKGFKRVHISKGQETEITVRIPKKELRLWSENNSEFYTPEGNYIFLVGASSEDIRLQQVVPIRYVNALDTELLEGVRIFSRDHRIVVIAENPVRLDIYNVDGKLVHSGQNIFGRNEVSVPTGNYVVKVTGENGKNFSLKITVL, from the coding sequence ATGCAGAAAATAAAAAAATGTATGGGGATGATAGCGCTCTTGCTGCAAATTTCTTCCTTTACCATGGCGCAAGTCAGTTATCCTTTCAGGGATACGACGTTGTCTCATCATGAAAGGATTAAGGATTTGCTTTCCCGCCTGAATGTCTCTGAAAAGATTTCTCTTTTGCGGGCAACTTCTCCGGCTATTCCCCGCTTGGGAATCGATAAATACTATCATGGGAATGAAGCCCTGCACGGAGTTGTTCGTCCCGGGAAGTTTACGGTATTTCCTCAAGCTATAGGTCTTGCCAGTATGTGGAATCCTGATTTTTTGCAAGAAGTGTCGACGGCTATTTCGGATGAGGCAAGAGGACGTTGGAATGAATTGAATCAAGGTAAAGATCAGACGGCAGGTGCCAGTGACTTGTTGACGTTTTGGTCGCCGACGGTAAATATGGCACGAGACCCTCGTTGGGGACGTACGCCGGAAACATACGGGGAAGATCCTTTTTTAACCGGTACGCTGGGAACAGCATTTGTTCGGGGACTTCAAGGAAATGACCCTAAGTATATTAAAGTAGTATCGACTCCGAAACATTTTGCCGCCAATAACGAAGAGCATAATAGAGCGAGCGGTAATGCCGTAATATCGGAACGTGATTTGCGGGAATATTATTTCCCGGCATTTGAAAAGTGTATTAAAGAGGGGCAGGCACAAAGTGTCATGTCGGCGTATAATGCAGTAAACGGAATTCCTTGTACGCTGAATAAGTGGTTGCTGACCGATGTATTACGGGATGATTGGGGGTTTGACGGCTATGTCGTTTCGGATTGCAGTGCTCCCGAGTATATTGTATCGCAACATCATTATGTCGATACTTATGAAGAAGCGGCCTCGTTATGTATAAAGGCCGGATTGGATCTGGAGTGTGGAGATAATGTCTATATCACTCCATTGTTGAATGCTTATAATCGGGGTATGGTAACCATGTCCGAGATCGATTCTGCTGCGTATCGTGTGTTGAGAGGTCGCATGCGGTTGGGGTTGTTCGATGATCCGAATGAGAATCCGTATAATAAAATATCTCCTTCGATTGTGGGATGTGAAAAACATCGTGAATTGGCATTGGAAGCTGCCCGCCAAAGTTTGGTGTTATTGAAAAATGACAAAGATATGTTGCCGATACAGACCGATAATATAAAATCGATAGCGGTAGTCGGTATAAATGCTGCGAATTGTGAATTTGGAGATTATAGCGGAACGCCTGTAAATACTCCTATTTCGGTTTTGGAAGGTATAAAAGCCCGTATAGGGGATCAGGTAGAGGTGAAATATGCTCCGTGGGTCTCTCCTGCATTGGAATATACCTTGATCGGAAAGTCTGCTTTCCCGAATGGATTGAAAGTCGAATATTTTGGTAATGCAAATCTTTCAGGAACTCCGAATACGCGTATTGAAGATTATCTTCTTTTTGATCCCAAAAATCGTCCGCCGGATCCTTTAGTTCCCGGAAGTCCGATGTCGATTCGTTGGACAGGGGAATTGATTGCTCCCGCTACGGGTCAATATACGTTTGCGTTTACATCGGATGACGGATGTCGCCTGTATCTTAACGGAGAAAAATTGATCGATTCTTGGAGAGTCCGTTCTGAGGAAACAGACTATGTAACTGTTTCGTTAGAAAAAGGGAAAACGTATGAATTGAAGGCTGAGTATTTCGATAATGGAGGAGAGGCGATTGCTAAATTAGCTTGGAAAACGCCTGTTTCTAAAGCGTTTGAATATAATCTGATCGGAAAGTCTGCTTTTCCTGACGGTTTGACTGTCGAGTATTTCAATAATATGGATTTATCGGGAACGCCGAATACCGATACGGAAGAATCTATTTTTTTCGATCCGAAAAATCAGCCTTCCGATCCTTTAATTCCCAGAGGGAAAATGTCTATTCGTTGGACCGGAAATCTGGTTGCTCCGGAAACGGGACGTCATACGTTCGCATTTACGTCTGACGATGGATGCCGATTATATCTTGACGGTAAAAAGTTGATCGATTCTTGGAAAATTCGTGCAGAAGAAACCGATTATGCAAGTGTTTATTTAGAAAAGGGCAAGACGTATAAGTTGGTAGCCGAGTATTTCGATAATGATGGTGAAGCGATCGCAAAGTTGGCTTGGAGAACCCCAAGTACAGATTCTGAAAGTTTGCTCGATGCTTATGGAGATGCAGGAGAAATTATTCGGGGGAGCGACTTGACTATTGCGGTTTTGGGAATAGATCGCACTATAGAAAGGGAAGGCCAAGACCGATCGACGATAGAATTGCCCGAAGACCAGCAAATATTTATTGAAGAGGCCTATAAAGCTAACCCGAATACAGTAGTCGTATTGGTTGCCGGCAGTTCTTTGGCTATTAACTGGATCGACCAAAATATTCCGGCAGTATTGGATGCTTGGTATCCCGGAGAGCAGGGCGGAACAGCAGTCGCTGAAGCTTTATTCGGAGATTATAACCCGGGAGGGCGTCTTCCCTTGACATTCTATAATAGTTTGTCAGATCTTCCGGCTTTTGACGATTATAATGTAAGGAATAATCGTACTTATATGTATTTTGAAGGAAAACCTTTATATCCGTTCGGGTATGGATTGAGTTATACCGATTTTGCGTATCGAGGGTTGGATGTAACTCAAGATGAGGAAAATGTAACGGTTAAGTTCTTTGTATCGAATACGGGAAATTATGACGGTGATGAGGTCGCTCAGGTATATATTCAGTTCCCTGATCAAGGAACGACTTTACCGTTGAAGCAGTTGAAAGGTTTTAAACGTGTGCATATCTCCAAAGGGCAAGAGACCGAAATAACGGTGCGAATACCTAAGAAAGAATTGCGTTTATGGAGCGAGAACAATTCTGAATTTTACACACCTGAAGGAAATTATATATTTTTGGTAGGAGCATCATCCGAAGATATTCGTTTGCAACAGGTCGTTCCTATTCGATATGTCAATGCTCTTGATACGGAATTACTTGAAGGAGTGCGGATTTTTTCTCGGGATCATCGTATCGTAGTGATTGCTGAAAATCCGGTAAGATTGGATATATATAATGTGGATGGGAAACTGGTTCATTCCGGGCAAAATATTTTTGGAAGGAATGAAGTTTCCGTACCGACAGGTAATTATGTCGTAAAAGTTACAGGTGAAAACGGAAAAAATTTCTCTCTTAAGATTACCGTGTTGTAG
- a CDS encoding T9SS type A sorting domain-containing protein has product MKKRNTFLAGLLTLMFSASAVAQDLVIPTNSESGVEIMKDGKFDPVTMNIGNCSESTQVYLGEVDFGENGDKYAAAGIVFANGYYMDGWAILHAGQDYESSLPFTQITLDETGGYQAVYTFADSMAYLKGPNHDGVFEGAQTQYYKPTGKQKVYLTFIGGSGNIWAVNFYENPIPADRFIQEGEHDYLYGLALRTPNMIPGYEEVSTRLLATESVPMVPTGEEAGAESPFFDTKLDGDSWGWTNDGFIVDYGIMDFGNGDYDQIIAYVKRSADVNINLYVEIYLDEVSEDNLLANIWTGLQMTNITPLAANIKSVTGEHKIIAKWVGGGFNLQNIEFSKGNLWTESLKCGITVVDELPSDDAFHCTFVGCLEGQANPWYYEVLAKGQYESAGNIGYTKNGTVINFFDALGDGVDFGNGEYKSIVVNHASESSWLGPIDEANFAFYIDLDPDFTIMKETWDTDLASILEGHEPIARVRIQGTGSWGIKKHTAGEMLREVTGKHQLYMVYNILNSSTAGANVFDIYLDKKELSGVSQSTADVEGVEVYASNGKIMVNTVDPVKVTVYTLSGAAMSETVASSGANTYDAASGFYIVKVTDKNGAVGTYKVLVK; this is encoded by the coding sequence ATGAAAAAGAGAAATACATTTTTAGCAGGATTGCTGACTTTGATGTTTTCAGCTTCTGCGGTAGCTCAGGATTTGGTAATTCCGACCAATTCGGAAAGTGGTGTCGAAATTATGAAAGACGGAAAATTCGACCCGGTTACGATGAATATCGGGAATTGCAGTGAGAGTACCCAAGTTTATTTGGGCGAGGTGGATTTCGGTGAAAACGGAGATAAATATGCTGCTGCCGGTATTGTTTTTGCAAATGGATATTATATGGACGGTTGGGCAATATTGCATGCCGGTCAGGATTATGAAAGTTCGCTTCCGTTTACTCAAATTACACTTGATGAAACCGGAGGTTATCAGGCTGTTTATACATTTGCCGATTCGATGGCTTATCTTAAAGGTCCGAACCATGACGGTGTGTTCGAAGGAGCTCAAACGCAATATTACAAACCCACCGGAAAACAGAAAGTATATCTTACGTTTATCGGTGGATCGGGTAATATTTGGGCTGTAAATTTTTATGAAAATCCGATACCGGCAGATCGGTTTATTCAGGAAGGAGAGCATGACTATTTGTATGGTCTGGCTTTACGTACTCCGAATATGATACCCGGTTATGAGGAGGTATCTACCCGGCTTTTGGCTACGGAGTCGGTCCCTATGGTCCCAACAGGTGAAGAAGCCGGTGCAGAATCTCCTTTTTTCGATACTAAACTCGACGGAGATTCTTGGGGATGGACAAATGACGGGTTTATTGTCGATTATGGAATCATGGATTTTGGCAATGGCGATTATGATCAGATTATAGCTTATGTGAAGCGGAGTGCCGATGTTAATATTAATCTTTATGTAGAAATTTACTTGGATGAAGTTTCTGAGGATAATCTGTTAGCGAATATTTGGACAGGCCTTCAGATGACAAATATCACTCCGCTTGCCGCTAATATTAAGTCAGTCACAGGGGAACATAAGATTATTGCGAAATGGGTAGGCGGAGGCTTTAACTTGCAGAATATCGAATTTTCGAAAGGAAACCTTTGGACGGAATCGCTTAAGTGCGGAATAACGGTAGTCGATGAGTTGCCTTCGGATGATGCTTTTCATTGTACATTTGTAGGATGCCTTGAAGGTCAAGCTAATCCATGGTATTATGAAGTCCTTGCTAAAGGACAATATGAAAGTGCCGGTAATATCGGTTATACTAAAAATGGTACGGTTATCAATTTCTTTGATGCATTGGGTGACGGAGTGGACTTCGGTAATGGTGAATATAAGAGTATTGTCGTAAATCACGCTTCTGAAAGTAGTTGGTTAGGTCCTATCGATGAGGCTAATTTTGCATTTTATATCGATCTTGATCCCGATTTTACTATTATGAAAGAGACTTGGGATACTGATTTGGCGTCTATTTTGGAAGGTCATGAACCGATCGCTCGCGTAAGAATACAAGGTACCGGGAGTTGGGGTATCAAGAAGCATACTGCCGGAGAAATGTTGAGAGAGGTGACCGGAAAACATCAGTTGTATATGGTTTATAATATCTTGAACAGTAGTACTGCAGGAGCCAATGTATTCGATATTTATTTGGATAAGAAAGAACTTTCAGGAGTATCGCAGAGTACCGCAGATGTAGAGGGCGTTGAAGTATATGCTTCGAATGGAAAGATTATGGTAAATACTGTAGATCCGGTGAAAGTAACGGTTTATACTTTGAGCGGAGCGGCTATGTCCGAAACCGTAGCATCTTCAGGAGCAAATACATACGATGCTGCTTCAGGGTTCTATATCGTGAAAGTAACGGATAAAAACGGTGCTGTAGGGACATATAAGGTGCTTGTAAAATAA